TACCGTGCGCCTGAGCTCATGCTCTCTTTGCATGAGTATACACAGGCTATTGACCTCTGGTCTGTGGGCTGCATCTTTGGTGAGATGCTGGCCCGGCGCCAGCTCTTCCCAGGCAAAAACTATGTACACCAGCTACAGCTCATCATGATGGTGCTGGGTACCCCATCACCAGCCGTGATTCAGGCCGTGGGGGCTGAGAGGGTGCGAGCCTATATCCAGAgcttgccaccacgccagcctgtGCCCTGGGAGACAGTGTACCCAGGTGCCGACCGCCAGGCCCTATCACTGCTGGGTCGCATGCTGTGTTTTGAGCCCAGCGCCCGCATCTCAGCAGCTGCTGCCCTTCGCCACCCTTTCCTGGCCAAGTACCATGATCCTGATGATGAGCCTGACTGTGCCCCGCCCTTTGACTTTGCCTTTGACCGCGAAGCCCTCACTCGGGAGCGCATTAAGGAGGCCATTGTGGCTGAAATTGAGGACTTCCATGCAAGGCGTGAGGGCATCCGCCAACAGATCCGCTTCCAGCCTTCTCTACAGCCTGTGGCTAGTGAGCCTGGCTGTCCAGATGTTGAAATGCCCAGTCCCTGGGCTCCCAGTGGGGACTGCGCCATGGAGTCTCCACCACCAgccccaccaccgtgcccgggccCTGCACCTGACACCATTGATCTGACCCTGCAGCCACCCCCACCAGCCAGTGAGCCTGCCCCACCGAAGAAAGAGGGTGCCATCTCAGACAACACTAAGGCTGCCCTTAAAGCTGCCCTGCTCAAGTCTTTGAGGAGCCGGCTCAGAGGTGCCTTGTGGGCAGGTCGGGTGGGCAGAGGGGAGACTTGGACTTGGACAAGGCTTCAGGCTTTTACCTTCTCCCCTGCTCAACTTCCCCGCAGATGGCCCCAGCGCACCCCTGGAGGCTCCTGAGCCTCGGAAGCCGGTGACAGCCCAGGAGCGCCAGCGGGAGCGGGAGGagaagcggcggcggcggcaagAACGAGCCAAGGAGCGGGAGAAACGGCGGCAGGAGCGGGAGCGAAAGGAACGAGGGGCTGGGGCCTCTGGGGGCCCCTCCACTGACCCCTTGGCTGGACTAGTGCTCAGTGACAATGACAGAAGCCTGTTGGAACGCTGGACTCGAATGGCccggcccccagccccagcccccacctctgtGCCAGCCCCTACCCCAGCGCCAGCGCCAACCCCAGCCCAACCTACCAGTCCTCCTCCTGGCCCTGTAGCTCAGCCCACTGGCCCACAACCACAACCTGCGGGCTCTACCTCTGGCCCTGTACCCCAGCCTGCCTGCCCACCCCCTGgccctgcaccccaccccaccgGCCCTCCTAGGCCCATCCCTGTCCCTGAGCCACCCCAGATTGCCACCTCCACCAGCCTCCTGGCTCCCCAGTCACTTGTGCCACCCCCTGGGCTGCCTGGCTCCAGCACCCCAGGAGTTTTGCCTTACTTCCCACCTGGCCTGCCGCCTCCAGATGCTGGGGGAGCCCCTCAGTCTTCCATGTCAGAGTCACCTGATGTCAACCTTGTGACCCAGCAGCTATCTAAGTCACAGGTGAGAGGGAGGCCCAGGCCATGGGGACACCTGGGTCTGGGCCAAAGGAAAATGGGTTCAGGAAGTGGTCCGTGTTCCACAAAAACTGAGCAGCAGATGGGGCTTTATCTCTGAACGTGTACCCTTGCTCACAGAAGGAGCATAATGGCAATGAAGAGGTTGTTAGGAGACAAGTTAGATATGGCCTGGAAAGTGCCTAGCCCAGAGATGGGGCCAGCCAGCACTGACTGCCTGCCGAGACTGGTGTTAGCACTCCCAGATATCCAGGCGGAGTAGTCAGCAGCACTGGGACAGGGTGGCCTGCAGACCTCAGTCTGTCTGCATTGTAACCTGTCATTCCTTGCAGGTGGAAGACCCCCTGCCCCCCGTGTTCTCAGGCACACCAAAGGGCAGTGGGGCTGGCTACGGTGTTGGCTTTGACCTGGAGGAATTCTTAAACCAGTCTTTTGACATGGGCGTGGCTGATGGGCCACAGGATGGGTAAGGTGGCTGAACTGAGCTCCTAGACTGGGACTGTGGGGAGAAGTTCCTGGTGCAggaggcatgcacctgtgggATGGGTGAGGGTCCAGCCTAGGCTAATAgcacccctcccttcccttcccctgcaGCCAGGCAGATTCAgcctctctctcagcctccctgCTTGCTGACTGGCTCGAAGGCCATGGCATGAACCCTGCCGATATTGAGTCCCTGCAGCGTGAGATCCAGATGGACTCCCCAATGCTGCTGGCTGACCTGCCTGACCTCCAGGACCCCTGAGGCCCACAGCCTGTGCCTTGCTGCCACGGTAGACCTAGTTCGAGGATCCATGGGAGCATTCTCAAAGGCTTTAGCCCTGGACCCAGCAGGTGAGGCTTGGCTTGGATTATTCTGCAGGTTCATCTCAGACCCACCTTTCAGCCTTAAGCAGCCACCTGAGCCACCACCGAGCCATGGCAGGATCGGGAGACCCCGACTCCCCCTGAAAAATCCTTTtcagtattatatttttattattattatgttattattacaCTGTCTTTTTGCCATCAAAATGAGGCCTGTGAAATACAAGGTTCCCTTCTGCACCTGACTCCAGGTGTAATTTTTGGAGTTCGGGGTAGGACACCATCAG
This Nomascus leucogenys isolate Asia chromosome 14, Asia_NLE_v1, whole genome shotgun sequence DNA region includes the following protein-coding sequences:
- the MAPK7 gene encoding mitogen-activated protein kinase 7 isoform X3, with amino-acid sequence MESDLHQIIHSSQPLTLEHVRYFLYQLLRGLKYMHSAQVIHRDLKPSNLLVNENCELKIGDFGMARGLCTSPAEHQYFMTEYVATRWYRAPELMLSLHEYTQAIDLWSVGCIFGEMLARRQLFPGKNYVHQLQLIMMVLGTPSPAVIQAVGAERVRAYIQSLPPRQPVPWETVYPGADRQALSLLGRMLCFEPSARISAAAALRHPFLAKYHDPDDEPDCAPPFDFAFDREALTRERIKEAIVAEIEDFHARREGIRQQIRFQPSLQPVASEPGCPDVEMPSPWAPSGDCAMESPPPAPPPCPGPAPDTIDLTLQPPPPASEPAPPKKEGAISDNTKAALKAALLKSLRSRLRDGPSAPLEAPEPRKPVTAQERQREREEKRRRRQERAKEREKRRQERERKERGAGASGGPSTDPLAGLVLSDNDRSLLERWTRMARPPAPAPTSVPAPTPAPAPTPAQPTSPPPGPVAQPTGPQPQPAGSTSGPVPQPACPPPGPAPHPTGPPRPIPVPEPPQIATSTSLLAPQSLVPPPGLPGSSTPGVLPYFPPGLPPPDAGGAPQSSMSESPDVNLVTQQLSKSQVEDPLPPVFSGTPKGSGAGYGVGFDLEEFLNQSFDMGVADGPQDGQADSASLSASLLADWLEGHGMNPADIESLQREIQMDSPMLLADLPDLQDP
- the MAPK7 gene encoding mitogen-activated protein kinase 7 isoform X2 yields the protein MAEPLKEEDGEDGSAEPPGPVKAEPAHTAASVAAKNLALLKARSFDVTFDVGDEYEIIETIGNGAYGVVSSARRRLTGQQVAIKKIPNAFDVVTNAKRTLRELKILKHFKHDNIIAIKDILRPTVPYGEFKSVYVVLDLMESDLHQIIHSSQPLTLEHVRYFLYQLLRGLKYMHSAQVIHRDLKPSNLLVNENCELKIGDFGMARGLCTSPAEHQYFMTEYVATRWYRAPELMLSLHEYTQAIDLWSVGCIFGEMLARRQLFPGKNYVHQLQLIMMVLGTPSPAVIQAVGAERVRAYIQSLPPRQPVPWETVYPGADRQALSLLGRMLCFEPSARISAAAALRHPFLAKYHDPDDEPDCAPPFDFAFDREALTRERIKEAIVAEIEDFHARREGIRQQIRFQPSLQPVASEPGCPDVEMPSPWAPSGDCAMESPPPAPPPCPGPAPDTIDLTLQPPPPASEPAPPKKEGAISDNTKAALKAALLKSLRSRLRDGPSAPLEAPEPRKPVTAQERQREREEKRRRRQERAKEREKRRQERERKERGAGASGGPSTDPLAGLVLSDNDRSLLERWTRMARPPAPAPTSVPAPTPAPAPTPAQPTSPPPGPVAQPTGPQPQPAGSTSGPVPQPACPPPGPAPHPTGPPRPIPVPEPPQIATSTSLLAPQSLVPPPGLPGSSTPGVLPYFPPGLPPPDAGGAPQSSMSESPDVNLVTQQLSKSQVEDPLPPVFSGTPKGSGAGYGVGFDLEEFLNQSFDMGVADGPQDGQADSASLSASLLADWLEGHGMNPADIESLQREIQMDSPMLLADLPDLQDP
- the MAPK7 gene encoding mitogen-activated protein kinase 7 isoform X1 — translated: MAEPLKEEDGEDGSAEPPGPVKAEPAHTAASVAAKNLALLKARSFDVTFDVGDEYEIIETIGNGAYGVVSSARRRLTGQQVAIKKIPNAFDVVTNAKRTLRELKILKHFKHDNIIAIKDILRPTVPYGEFKSVPYGVPGYVVLDLMESDLHQIIHSSQPLTLEHVRYFLYQLLRGLKYMHSAQVIHRDLKPSNLLVNENCELKIGDFGMARGLCTSPAEHQYFMTEYVATRWYRAPELMLSLHEYTQAIDLWSVGCIFGEMLARRQLFPGKNYVHQLQLIMMVLGTPSPAVIQAVGAERVRAYIQSLPPRQPVPWETVYPGADRQALSLLGRMLCFEPSARISAAAALRHPFLAKYHDPDDEPDCAPPFDFAFDREALTRERIKEAIVAEIEDFHARREGIRQQIRFQPSLQPVASEPGCPDVEMPSPWAPSGDCAMESPPPAPPPCPGPAPDTIDLTLQPPPPASEPAPPKKEGAISDNTKAALKAALLKSLRSRLRDGPSAPLEAPEPRKPVTAQERQREREEKRRRRQERAKEREKRRQERERKERGAGASGGPSTDPLAGLVLSDNDRSLLERWTRMARPPAPAPTSVPAPTPAPAPTPAQPTSPPPGPVAQPTGPQPQPAGSTSGPVPQPACPPPGPAPHPTGPPRPIPVPEPPQIATSTSLLAPQSLVPPPGLPGSSTPGVLPYFPPGLPPPDAGGAPQSSMSESPDVNLVTQQLSKSQVEDPLPPVFSGTPKGSGAGYGVGFDLEEFLNQSFDMGVADGPQDGQADSASLSASLLADWLEGHGMNPADIESLQREIQMDSPMLLADLPDLQDP